A window of the Gossypium hirsutum isolate 1008001.06 chromosome A03, Gossypium_hirsutum_v2.1, whole genome shotgun sequence genome harbors these coding sequences:
- the LOC107886132 gene encoding protein FAR-RED IMPAIRED RESPONSE 1, whose protein sequence is MICAPLLGLNHHRQYVLLGCALLLDESLDSFMWLFGTLMAAMDGLQPKTILTNECQAMADAIKEVLPDTQNHLGMWYIQQTIEEYLPEPHQQSAFRNLLDKCIFDCQSEEEFDMLWNSLVDQYKLHENERLKTLYMLRKKWSPVFAGSTFFAGIQSADGCKAIRTIFQSLMKENMTLLKFAHRYQTVAKEQRIKEIDDDLCCKKMSPLMILKGSILEKQAADVYTCTIFKLFQDELRGCLSVAIEDMGKTGTVASFNLKEEGQKDNIVKFCDSSNQITCSCKKYESMGILCVHILKVLNAKNVFKLPSQYILKRWAKSATDGNVLNRQKSLKVKKLMQKALHVITKSLASEDSYKIVEDSLDIVLGKVENVLKTKHDGHREKAKDVEILNSCNEGLETQTVLSAPPFQKEAAEHRMRSKSKRKLEDDVSEISCKSMDDCVLHSYPPRKATKGENNGARAVSSHSYFAWDFLQQPACISPRPPLPSPSTVHQFKGFSKPMGNFQERKKQAQDVPVSRREMETMEMTIMARMKEMQEGILMAINETMKS, encoded by the exons ATGATTTGTGCACCACTTTTAGGGCTTAACCATCATCGGCAGTATGTCTTGTTGGGCTGTGCTTTGCTGCTTGATGAAAGCTTGGATTCTTTTATGTGGTTGTTTGGGACTTTAATGGCAGCAATGGATGGTCTTCAACCAAAGACAATTTTAACTAATGAGTGTCAAGCAATGGCTGATGCAATAAAGGAAGTGTTACCTGATACACAAAATCATCTTGGCATGTGGTACATTCAACAAACTATTGAGGAATATCTTCCTGAACCTCATCAGCAGTCTGCATTCAGAAACCTTCTCGATAAATGCATCTTCGATTGCCAGTCCGAGGAAGAATTTGATATGTTGTGGAATTCTCTAGTGGATCAATACAAGCTGCATGAAAACGAACGCCTCAAAACCCTATACATGTTGAGGAAGAAATGGTCTCCTGTCTTTGCCGGAAGTACTTTCTTTGCTGGCATACAATCAGCAGATGGTTGCAAGGCCATTAGAACCATTTTCCAGAGCTTGATGAAAGAAAACATGACTCTGCTGAAGTTTGCTCATCGATATCAAACAGTAGCAAAGGAACAACGTATAAAAGAAATCGATGATGACTTATGCTGCAAGAAAATGTCTCCATTGATGATTCTAAAAGGCAGCATCTTGGAGAAACAAGCTGCAGATGTCTATACTTGTACCATTTTCAAACTGTTCCAAGATGAGTTACGCGGATGCCTATCTGTGGCAATCGAGGACATGGGGAAAACTGGCACCGTTGCTTCATTCAATCTGAAAGAGGAAGGTCAAAAGGACAACATTGTCAAGTTTTGTGATTCTTCGAATCAAATCACTTGCAGTTGCAAAAAATACGAATCTATGGGCATCTTATGTGTTCATATTCTTAAGGTATTGAATGCCAAAAATGTCTTCAAGTTACCTTCTCAGTACATATTGAAGAGATGGGCCAAATCTGCCACAGATGGGAATGTTTTGAATCGTCAAAAGTCACTGAAAGTGAAGAAACTAATGCAAAAAGCTCTACATGTCATTACCAAAAGCCTTGCTTCTGAAGATAGCTATAAGATAGTTGAGGATTCTCTGGACATAGTATTGGGAAAGGTCGAAAATGTTTTGAAAACCAAACATGATGGACACCGGGAAAAAGCAAAAGACGTTGAAATTCTTAACTCTTGTAATGAAGGTTTGGAAACTCAAACTGTGCTGTCTGCTCCACCGTTTCAAAAAGAAGCAGCAGAACATAGAATGAGAAGTAAATCAAAGAGAAAGCTCGAAGATGATGTGAGTGAGATAAGCTGCAAATCTATGGATGATTGTGTTCTCCATAGTTATCCTCCTAGAAAAGCAACTAAAG GAGAAAATAATGGAGCAAGGGCAGTATCTAGCCACTCGTATTTTGCATGGGATTTTTTGCAACAACCTGCCTGCATTTCACCCCGACCTCCATTGCCTTCACCGTCAACTGTCCACCAGTTCAAAGGTTTTAGCAAGCCTATGGGTAATTTTCAG